The Caloenas nicobarica isolate bCalNic1 chromosome 15, bCalNic1.hap1, whole genome shotgun sequence genome includes a region encoding these proteins:
- the LOC135994688 gene encoding centrosome-associated protein CEP250-like isoform X2, protein MAAPSQASLRRRLQSSQEAQHRQALLVRKLQAKVLQYRTRCRELEQQVEAGGGSLPGRREATEDHSLEKALLQLEEEQQRCENLAEVNALLREQLDKASEVNSALKEDVGKLTADWMRAREELGLKESEWRRERELYDSYVRGERHRLLSLWCQVVTFRRQFLEMKTATDRDLSELKAEHMRLSGAVLVSCSRPTSGDLEKKELQDRVMELSALLVRSQKQNEEKEKPMETPDDTVEILEASRLETEHEASWSKSAKEENLSLQKLIKDITEVVLDASDSTVSMICPGSSQQAEPSTILSVLSSGGTEQAFALVQEALARRRGATRDSIDSLLQQHRQQEEKCRKLQQRLEQLEEECATSSRQQQHLQSLVEALRSDCANLEKTREELQQQLDVMEQEASCLRQRNTELQLKKDSAQGKMVEQQQAMERARREQELLLKDLAALEGKHSLLQSELAVTREMLEKSQFQRSLLEQEKHELTTALEKAEQSVAELTRTQKQLSAETADLRVAAANMSSLNEALAVEKVQLNNLVLQLEQENEVVSGKVAEMERARVCEQEQLSWCERSKAELCAEKAQLEQLLQKAEEQQEGLRVELRRLAEEKEETREQLSEVSRQQESASTGLEQLRQESSRQGLALAKVSEEKEVLVQEKAALELRLAAVERDRQGLSEQLAEARSVKETLECSLSEAQQHVSQLEIARSQLEMQLHTITQAKEVIQGDAPRALFLVIPLPREDGIKAALCPQCWWGVKELEQIPPALKLQGLKVSKVRTRVWGDSDSCHLWGLQGK, encoded by the exons ATGGCGGCGCCGAGCCAGGCCTCCCTGCGCCGCCGGCTGCAGAGCTCGCAGGAGGCGCAGCACCGGCAAGCGCTGCTGGTGCGGAAGCTGCAGGCGAAG GTCCTGCAGTACCGGACTCGGTGCcgagagctggagcagcaagtgGAGGCAGGAGGG GGATCCCTCCCCGGCAGGCGGGAAGCCACAGAAGACCACAGCCTGGAGAAagcactgctgcagctggaagaggagcagcaaag gTGCGAGAATCTGGCAGAAGTGAACGCTCTCCTGCGGGAGCAGCTCGATAAAGCCAGTGAGGTTAATTCAGCCCTTAAAGAAGATGTTGGAAAACTGACGGCGGATTGGATGAGGGCCCGGGAGGAGCTGGGGTTGAAGGAGAGTGAATGGCGCCGTGAGCGTGAG CTGTATGACAGCTACGTCAGGGGTGAACGTCACCGTCTCCTCAGCCTGTGGTGTCAGGTGGTGACCTTCCGCCGTCAGTTCCTGGAGATGAAGACTGCCACTGACCG AGATTTGTCCGAGCTGAAGGCAGAGCACATGAGGCTTTCTGGAGCTGTACTTGTGAGCTGCTCCCGTCCAACCTCTGGCGACCTGGAGAAGAAGGAGCTTCAGGACAG GGTGATGGAGCTCTCGGCCTTGCTTGTGCGGTCCCAGAAGCAGAACGAGGAGAAGGAGAAGCCCATGGAAACACCTGACGACACTGTGGAGATTCTG GAAGCCAGTCGGTTAGAGACAGAACATGAAGCTTCGTGGAGTAAAAGTGCCAAAGAGGAGAACCTTTCCCTGCAAAAGCTGATAAAGGATATAACTGAG GTGGTGTTGGATGCCAGTGACAGCACGGTCAGCATGATCTGCCCTGGCAGTtcccagcaggcagagcccagcaccaTCCTCTCTGTCCTGAGCTCCGGTGGGACAGAGCAGGCCTTTGCCTTGGTTCAGGAGGCGCTGGCAAGGAGGCGAGGAGCAACGCGG GACTCTATCGattccctgctgcagcagcacaggcagcaggaagagaagtgcaggaagctgcagcagaggctTGAGCAACTGGAGGAGGAATGCGCCACgtccagcaggcagcagcagcacctccagTCTTTGGTGGAAGCGCTCAGAAG TGACTGTGCCAACCTGGAGAAAACCAGGGAAGAGTTACAGCAACAGCTGGATGTAATGGAGCAAGAAGCCTCATGTCTGCGTCAAAGGAACAcggagctgcagctgaagaaaGACTCAGCCCAGGGGAAAAtggtggagcagcagcaggcaatGGAGAGAGCGCGTCGTGAGCAGGAGCTCCT GCTGAAGGACTTAGCTGCACTTGAAGGAAAACATTCATTGTTGCAGAGTGAGCTGGCAGTCACGAGAGAGATGCTGGAGAAGTCGCAGTTTCAGAGGAGTCTGCTGGAGCAAGAGAAACACGAGCTGACCACGGCCCTGGAGAAG GCTGAGCAGTCGGTGGCAGAGTTGACAAGGACTCAGAAGCAGCTGAGTGCTGAAACAGCTGATTTGCGTGTTGCAGCAGCCAACATGAGCAGTCTCAATGAAGCTCTTGCAGTGGAGAAAGTGCAGCTGAACAACCTTGTGCTGCAG CTGGAGCAAGAGAATGAAGTTGTGTCAGGGAAAGTGGCTGAGATGGAGAGAGCAAGAGTGtgtgagcaggagcagctgagctggtgTGAAAGAAGCAAGgcagagctctgtgcagagaaagcccagctggagcagctgctgcagaaagcagaggagcagcaggaggggctGCGGGTGGAGCTGAGGAGActggcagaggagaaggaagaaaccCGAGAGCAGCTCAGTGAG GTGTCCCGGCAGCAAGAGTCGGCCAGCACTGGTCTGGAGCAGTTGCGCCAGGAGTCCTCTCGCCAAGGGCTCGCGCTGGCCAAGGTGTCCGAAGAGaaggaggtgctggtgcaggagaAGGCTGCCCTGGAGCTGCGCCTGGCAGCCGTGGAGCGGGACAGACAAGGCCTTTcagagcagctggcagaggCCAG GTCGGTGAAGGAGACCCTGGAGTGCAGCCTGTCTGAGGCTCAGCAGCACGTATCTCAGCTGGAGATCGCCCGGAGTCAGCTTGAGATGCAACTTCACACCATCACGCAGGCCAAGGAGGTGATACAAGGTGACGCCCCACGTGCTTTGTTTCTGGTGATCCCCCTGCCTAGAGAAGACGGTATAAAAGCAGCTCTCTGTCCGCAGTGCTGGTGGGGAGTGAAGGAGCTGGAACAGATCCCTCCTGCACTGAAACTCCAAGGGCTGAAGGTCAGTAAGGTCAGAACCAGGGTCTGGGGAGACTCTGACTCTTGCCATTTGTGGGGTTTGCAGGGGAAGTGA
- the LOC135994688 gene encoding centrosome-associated protein CEP250-like isoform X3 — protein sequence MAAPSQASLRRRLQSSQEAQHRQALLVRKLQAKVLQYRTRCRELEQQVEAGGGSLPGRREATEDHSLEKALLQLEEEQQRCENLAEVNALLREQLDKASEVNSALKEDVGKLTADWMRAREELGLKESEWRRERELYDSYVRGERHRLLSLWCQVVTFRRQFLEMKTATDRDLSELKAEHMRLSGAVLVSCSRPTSGDLEKKELQDRVMELSALLVRSQKQNEEKEKPMETPDDTVEILEASRLETEHEASWSKSAKEENLSLQKLIKDITEVVLDASDSTVSMICPGSSQQAEPSTILSVLSSGGTEQAFALVQEALARRRGATRALQEELSARQDSIDSLLQQHRQQEEKCRKLQQRLEQLEEECATSSRQQQHLQSLVEALRSDCANLEKTREELQQQLDVMEQEASCLRQRNTELQLKKDSAQGKMVEQQQAMERARREQELLLKDLAALEGKHSLLQSELAVTREMLEKSQFQRSLLEQEKHELTTALEKAEQSVAELTRTQKQLSAETADLRVAAANMSSLNEALAVEKVQLNNLVLQVSRQQESASTGLEQLRQESSRQGLALAKVSEEKEVLVQEKAALELRLAAVERDRQGLSEQLAEARSVKETLECSLSEAQQHVSQLEIARSQLEMQLHTITQAKEVIQGDAPRALFLVIPLPREDGIKAALCPQCWWGVKELEQIPPALKLQGLKVSKVRTRVWGDSDSCHLWGLQGK from the exons ATGGCGGCGCCGAGCCAGGCCTCCCTGCGCCGCCGGCTGCAGAGCTCGCAGGAGGCGCAGCACCGGCAAGCGCTGCTGGTGCGGAAGCTGCAGGCGAAG GTCCTGCAGTACCGGACTCGGTGCcgagagctggagcagcaagtgGAGGCAGGAGGG GGATCCCTCCCCGGCAGGCGGGAAGCCACAGAAGACCACAGCCTGGAGAAagcactgctgcagctggaagaggagcagcaaag gTGCGAGAATCTGGCAGAAGTGAACGCTCTCCTGCGGGAGCAGCTCGATAAAGCCAGTGAGGTTAATTCAGCCCTTAAAGAAGATGTTGGAAAACTGACGGCGGATTGGATGAGGGCCCGGGAGGAGCTGGGGTTGAAGGAGAGTGAATGGCGCCGTGAGCGTGAG CTGTATGACAGCTACGTCAGGGGTGAACGTCACCGTCTCCTCAGCCTGTGGTGTCAGGTGGTGACCTTCCGCCGTCAGTTCCTGGAGATGAAGACTGCCACTGACCG AGATTTGTCCGAGCTGAAGGCAGAGCACATGAGGCTTTCTGGAGCTGTACTTGTGAGCTGCTCCCGTCCAACCTCTGGCGACCTGGAGAAGAAGGAGCTTCAGGACAG GGTGATGGAGCTCTCGGCCTTGCTTGTGCGGTCCCAGAAGCAGAACGAGGAGAAGGAGAAGCCCATGGAAACACCTGACGACACTGTGGAGATTCTG GAAGCCAGTCGGTTAGAGACAGAACATGAAGCTTCGTGGAGTAAAAGTGCCAAAGAGGAGAACCTTTCCCTGCAAAAGCTGATAAAGGATATAACTGAG GTGGTGTTGGATGCCAGTGACAGCACGGTCAGCATGATCTGCCCTGGCAGTtcccagcaggcagagcccagcaccaTCCTCTCTGTCCTGAGCTCCGGTGGGACAGAGCAGGCCTTTGCCTTGGTTCAGGAGGCGCTGGCAAGGAGGCGAGGAGCAACGCGG GCCCTACAAGAAGAGCTTTCTGCCAGGCAGGACTCTATCGattccctgctgcagcagcacaggcagcaggaagagaagtgcaggaagctgcagcagaggctTGAGCAACTGGAGGAGGAATGCGCCACgtccagcaggcagcagcagcacctccagTCTTTGGTGGAAGCGCTCAGAAG TGACTGTGCCAACCTGGAGAAAACCAGGGAAGAGTTACAGCAACAGCTGGATGTAATGGAGCAAGAAGCCTCATGTCTGCGTCAAAGGAACAcggagctgcagctgaagaaaGACTCAGCCCAGGGGAAAAtggtggagcagcagcaggcaatGGAGAGAGCGCGTCGTGAGCAGGAGCTCCT GCTGAAGGACTTAGCTGCACTTGAAGGAAAACATTCATTGTTGCAGAGTGAGCTGGCAGTCACGAGAGAGATGCTGGAGAAGTCGCAGTTTCAGAGGAGTCTGCTGGAGCAAGAGAAACACGAGCTGACCACGGCCCTGGAGAAG GCTGAGCAGTCGGTGGCAGAGTTGACAAGGACTCAGAAGCAGCTGAGTGCTGAAACAGCTGATTTGCGTGTTGCAGCAGCCAACATGAGCAGTCTCAATGAAGCTCTTGCAGTGGAGAAAGTGCAGCTGAACAACCTTGTGCTGCAG GTGTCCCGGCAGCAAGAGTCGGCCAGCACTGGTCTGGAGCAGTTGCGCCAGGAGTCCTCTCGCCAAGGGCTCGCGCTGGCCAAGGTGTCCGAAGAGaaggaggtgctggtgcaggagaAGGCTGCCCTGGAGCTGCGCCTGGCAGCCGTGGAGCGGGACAGACAAGGCCTTTcagagcagctggcagaggCCAG GTCGGTGAAGGAGACCCTGGAGTGCAGCCTGTCTGAGGCTCAGCAGCACGTATCTCAGCTGGAGATCGCCCGGAGTCAGCTTGAGATGCAACTTCACACCATCACGCAGGCCAAGGAGGTGATACAAGGTGACGCCCCACGTGCTTTGTTTCTGGTGATCCCCCTGCCTAGAGAAGACGGTATAAAAGCAGCTCTCTGTCCGCAGTGCTGGTGGGGAGTGAAGGAGCTGGAACAGATCCCTCCTGCACTGAAACTCCAAGGGCTGAAGGTCAGTAAGGTCAGAACCAGGGTCTGGGGAGACTCTGACTCTTGCCATTTGTGGGGTTTGCAGGGGAAGTGA
- the LOC135994688 gene encoding centrosome-associated protein CEP250-like isoform X1 has translation MAAPSQASLRRRLQSSQEAQHRQALLVRKLQAKVLQYRTRCRELEQQVEAGGGSLPGRREATEDHSLEKALLQLEEEQQRCENLAEVNALLREQLDKASEVNSALKEDVGKLTADWMRAREELGLKESEWRRERELYDSYVRGERHRLLSLWCQVVTFRRQFLEMKTATDRDLSELKAEHMRLSGAVLVSCSRPTSGDLEKKELQDRVMELSALLVRSQKQNEEKEKPMETPDDTVEILEASRLETEHEASWSKSAKEENLSLQKLIKDITEVVLDASDSTVSMICPGSSQQAEPSTILSVLSSGGTEQAFALVQEALARRRGATRALQEELSARQDSIDSLLQQHRQQEEKCRKLQQRLEQLEEECATSSRQQQHLQSLVEALRSDCANLEKTREELQQQLDVMEQEASCLRQRNTELQLKKDSAQGKMVEQQQAMERARREQELLLKDLAALEGKHSLLQSELAVTREMLEKSQFQRSLLEQEKHELTTALEKAEQSVAELTRTQKQLSAETADLRVAAANMSSLNEALAVEKVQLNNLVLQLEQENEVVSGKVAEMERARVCEQEQLSWCERSKAELCAEKAQLEQLLQKAEEQQEGLRVELRRLAEEKEETREQLSEVSRQQESASTGLEQLRQESSRQGLALAKVSEEKEVLVQEKAALELRLAAVERDRQGLSEQLAEARSVKETLECSLSEAQQHVSQLEIARSQLEMQLHTITQAKEVIQGDAPRALFLVIPLPREDGIKAALCPQCWWGVKELEQIPPALKLQGLKVSKVRTRVWGDSDSCHLWGLQGK, from the exons ATGGCGGCGCCGAGCCAGGCCTCCCTGCGCCGCCGGCTGCAGAGCTCGCAGGAGGCGCAGCACCGGCAAGCGCTGCTGGTGCGGAAGCTGCAGGCGAAG GTCCTGCAGTACCGGACTCGGTGCcgagagctggagcagcaagtgGAGGCAGGAGGG GGATCCCTCCCCGGCAGGCGGGAAGCCACAGAAGACCACAGCCTGGAGAAagcactgctgcagctggaagaggagcagcaaag gTGCGAGAATCTGGCAGAAGTGAACGCTCTCCTGCGGGAGCAGCTCGATAAAGCCAGTGAGGTTAATTCAGCCCTTAAAGAAGATGTTGGAAAACTGACGGCGGATTGGATGAGGGCCCGGGAGGAGCTGGGGTTGAAGGAGAGTGAATGGCGCCGTGAGCGTGAG CTGTATGACAGCTACGTCAGGGGTGAACGTCACCGTCTCCTCAGCCTGTGGTGTCAGGTGGTGACCTTCCGCCGTCAGTTCCTGGAGATGAAGACTGCCACTGACCG AGATTTGTCCGAGCTGAAGGCAGAGCACATGAGGCTTTCTGGAGCTGTACTTGTGAGCTGCTCCCGTCCAACCTCTGGCGACCTGGAGAAGAAGGAGCTTCAGGACAG GGTGATGGAGCTCTCGGCCTTGCTTGTGCGGTCCCAGAAGCAGAACGAGGAGAAGGAGAAGCCCATGGAAACACCTGACGACACTGTGGAGATTCTG GAAGCCAGTCGGTTAGAGACAGAACATGAAGCTTCGTGGAGTAAAAGTGCCAAAGAGGAGAACCTTTCCCTGCAAAAGCTGATAAAGGATATAACTGAG GTGGTGTTGGATGCCAGTGACAGCACGGTCAGCATGATCTGCCCTGGCAGTtcccagcaggcagagcccagcaccaTCCTCTCTGTCCTGAGCTCCGGTGGGACAGAGCAGGCCTTTGCCTTGGTTCAGGAGGCGCTGGCAAGGAGGCGAGGAGCAACGCGG GCCCTACAAGAAGAGCTTTCTGCCAGGCAGGACTCTATCGattccctgctgcagcagcacaggcagcaggaagagaagtgcaggaagctgcagcagaggctTGAGCAACTGGAGGAGGAATGCGCCACgtccagcaggcagcagcagcacctccagTCTTTGGTGGAAGCGCTCAGAAG TGACTGTGCCAACCTGGAGAAAACCAGGGAAGAGTTACAGCAACAGCTGGATGTAATGGAGCAAGAAGCCTCATGTCTGCGTCAAAGGAACAcggagctgcagctgaagaaaGACTCAGCCCAGGGGAAAAtggtggagcagcagcaggcaatGGAGAGAGCGCGTCGTGAGCAGGAGCTCCT GCTGAAGGACTTAGCTGCACTTGAAGGAAAACATTCATTGTTGCAGAGTGAGCTGGCAGTCACGAGAGAGATGCTGGAGAAGTCGCAGTTTCAGAGGAGTCTGCTGGAGCAAGAGAAACACGAGCTGACCACGGCCCTGGAGAAG GCTGAGCAGTCGGTGGCAGAGTTGACAAGGACTCAGAAGCAGCTGAGTGCTGAAACAGCTGATTTGCGTGTTGCAGCAGCCAACATGAGCAGTCTCAATGAAGCTCTTGCAGTGGAGAAAGTGCAGCTGAACAACCTTGTGCTGCAG CTGGAGCAAGAGAATGAAGTTGTGTCAGGGAAAGTGGCTGAGATGGAGAGAGCAAGAGTGtgtgagcaggagcagctgagctggtgTGAAAGAAGCAAGgcagagctctgtgcagagaaagcccagctggagcagctgctgcagaaagcagaggagcagcaggaggggctGCGGGTGGAGCTGAGGAGActggcagaggagaaggaagaaaccCGAGAGCAGCTCAGTGAG GTGTCCCGGCAGCAAGAGTCGGCCAGCACTGGTCTGGAGCAGTTGCGCCAGGAGTCCTCTCGCCAAGGGCTCGCGCTGGCCAAGGTGTCCGAAGAGaaggaggtgctggtgcaggagaAGGCTGCCCTGGAGCTGCGCCTGGCAGCCGTGGAGCGGGACAGACAAGGCCTTTcagagcagctggcagaggCCAG GTCGGTGAAGGAGACCCTGGAGTGCAGCCTGTCTGAGGCTCAGCAGCACGTATCTCAGCTGGAGATCGCCCGGAGTCAGCTTGAGATGCAACTTCACACCATCACGCAGGCCAAGGAGGTGATACAAGGTGACGCCCCACGTGCTTTGTTTCTGGTGATCCCCCTGCCTAGAGAAGACGGTATAAAAGCAGCTCTCTGTCCGCAGTGCTGGTGGGGAGTGAAGGAGCTGGAACAGATCCCTCCTGCACTGAAACTCCAAGGGCTGAAGGTCAGTAAGGTCAGAACCAGGGTCTGGGGAGACTCTGACTCTTGCCATTTGTGGGGTTTGCAGGGGAAGTGA